One region of Juglans regia cultivar Chandler chromosome 4, Walnut 2.0, whole genome shotgun sequence genomic DNA includes:
- the LOC108979151 gene encoding glutamate receptor 2.7-like isoform X2, producing the protein MSASSEEMIIRETKKFGVIIGIHTWQEAARVAIVGGQAHVPVISFAAPAINPPLMPLRWPFLIQMAKNGSQQIKCIADIVHAYNWKRIIAIYEDDAYGSDSGMFALLSEALQNVGSEIEYRLVLPPLSSVSDPRSVVHEELIKLMKTQSRVFVVLHSSLDMATYLFREAKKMGLVGEESAWIISDSITSLLDSVNNSVISSMEGALGIKAYYPEIGNSEYQDFKGQFRKKFRAEYLEEDNFDPGIYALRAYDSIKMVTQAIERMTSNTHSPKKILDYLLSSKFSGLSGKIHFEEGQLSDTPTLRIVNVVGKKYKEIDFWRPEFGFSMQSPFLNDTANSNLSGPVIWPGNLKRTPKGWDMPTDAKPLKIGVPGRTTFEKFVKVDYNKKPNDKKYAVGFCIEIFSKVIELLEYNLTYKFEAFNGTYNELVQCVSNKTYDAIIGDVTILADRFQSVDFTLPYAESGLAMIVPEKTDSSPLMFAKPFTWEMWVVTGAILMYTMVIVWILERQYNSDFNGSWKDQICTALWFTFSSIFFAHRERIHNNYTRLVIVVWLFIVLILTSSYTASLSSMLTVKKLRPNVTDIEWLRKNNMKVGCDGDSFVRKYMENVLLFKPENIVNVTSEYSYPGQFESNNISAAFLELPYEKVFLKHFCKGYTATIRNTRFGGLGFVFQKGSPIARDFSEAILKLSENGDLRSLEDEWLIPSGECSTNTTASSRPESLNLQNFWVLYVTSFATSTICLLLSLIRTPESRQQPQDAFEGNATPGRNESVWKKVSSRIRKSYADRNPGRPPALAGILVTKEGTSDVNEGSSREEVLISNSNLTQ; encoded by the exons ATGAGCGCATCAt CCGAAGAGATGATAATTAGAGAGACCAAAAAGTTTGGAGTGATTATTGGCATACACACATGGCAGGAAGCAGCTCGTGTTGCAATTGTTGGAGGGCAAGCTCATGTTCCGGTCATTTCGTTTGCAGCACCAGCCATCAACCCACCTCTAATGCCGCTTCGTTGGCCTTTCTTGATACAGATGGCTAAAAATGGTTCTCAACAGATAAAATGCATTGCAGATATTGTTCATGCCTACAATTGGAAAAGGATCATTGCGATTTATGAAGATGATGCCTATGGCAGTGACTCCGGCATGTTTGCACTTCTATCCGAGGCTCTTCAAAATGTTGGTTCGGAGATTGAGTACCGTTTGGTTCTCCCACCACTATCTTCTGTGTCTGATCCGAGGAGTGTTGTCCATGAAGAGCTGATTAAGCTAATGAAAACCCAATCTCGTGTCTTTGTGGTCCTTCATTCATCACTAGATATGGCAACTTATTTGTTCAGAGAAGCTAAGAAGATGGGACTTGTTGGGGAAGAATCAGCTTGGATAATTTCAGACAGCATTACAAGCTTGCTGGACTCTGTCAATAACTCCGTTATTTCATCTATGGAAGGTGCATTAGGAATTAAGGCTTACTATCCCGAGATAGGCAATTCTGAGTATCAAGACTTCAAAGGCCAATTCCGGAAAAAATTCAGAGCTGAATATCTAGAGGAAGATAACTTCGACCCTGGAATTTATGCTCTGCGAGCATATGATAGCATTAAAATGGTTACACAAGCGATAGAGAGAATGACTAGCAACACTCATagtccaaaaaaaattttagactaTCTATTATCAAGTAAATTCTCTGGTTTAAGTGGCAAAATACATTTCGAAGAAGGCCAGCTCTCAGACACTCCTACTCTGAGAATTGTAAACGTGGTTGGAAAGAAATACAAAGAAATAGATTTCTGGAGACCAGAGTTTGGTTTTTCCATGCAGAGCCCGTTTCTCAATGATACTGCAAATTCTAATTTGTCCGGTCCAGTAATTTGGCCAGGGAACTTAAAGCGGACTCCAAAAGGTTGGGACATGCCTACTGATGCAAAGCCCCTTAAAATTGGGGTTCCAGGTAGAACAACGTTTGAGAAGTTTGTGAAGGTTGACTATAATAAGAAACCGAATGACAAAAAATATGCAGTTGGTTTCTGCATTGAAATATTCTCGAAGGTGATTGAGCTTCTAGAGTATAATCTGACATACAAATTCGAGGCATTCAATGGCACCTACAATGAGCTGGTTCAATGTGTCTCTAATAAG ACTTACGATGCTATCATTGGTGATGTGACCATACTTGCCGATCGGTTTCAATCTGTAGATTTTACTCTTCCATATGCTGAGTCAGGTTTGGCTATGATAGTTCCAGAAAAAACTGATAGCTCACCATTGATGTTTGCTAAGCCTTTCACCTGGGAAATGTGGGTGGTCACCGGTGCCATCTTGATGTACACTATGGTCATAGTTTGGATCCTGGAGCGTCAATACAATTCAGATTTTAATGGCTCTTGGAAGGATCAGATTTGCACTGCACTTTGGTTTaccttttcttctattttctttgctCATC GTGAAAGGATCCACAACAATTACACACGCTTGGTTATTGTAGTCTGGCTCTTTATCGTGTTGATCCTAACCTCGAGCTACACTGCTAGTCTGTCTTCAATGCTCACTGTGAAAAAACTGCGACCAAACGTTACGGACATTGAGTGGTTGAGAAAGAACAACATGAAAGTTGGTTGCGATGGCGATTCTTTTGTAAGGAAATACATGGAGAACGTGCTTCTTTTCAAACCAGAGAATATCGTGAACGTTACCAGTGAATACAGCTACCCAGGCCAATTCGAAAGCAACAATATATCTGCTGCCTTTCTTGAACTCCCGTATGAGAAAGTTTTCCTCAAACACTTTTGCAAAGGATACACAGCCACCATACGTAACACCAGATTTGGAGGATTGGGCTTT GTCTTCCAGAAAGGCTCGCCAATTGCCAGGGATTTTTCTGAAGCTATTCTAAAACTGTCGGAGAATGGAGATTTAAGGTCACTGGAAGATGAATGGTTAATTCCCTCAGGTGAGTGTTCAACCAACACAACAGCTTCCAGCAGACCTGAAAGCCTGAACCTCCAGAACTTTTGGGTTCTCTATGTAACATCTTTTGCCACCTCTACCATTTGTCTTCTACTATCCTTAATTCGCACACCAGAAAGTCGTCAGCAACCTCAAGATGCTTTCGAAGGAAATGCAACTCCAGGCCGCAACGAAAGCGTTTGGAAGAAAGTTTCTAGTCGCATAAGAAAGTCTTATGCAGATAGAAATCCTGGAAGACCCCCAGCTCTGGCAGGCATATTAGTTACAAAAGAAGGCACATCGGATGTAAATGAAGGTTCTTCGAGGGAGGAAGTCCTCATCAGCAACTCGAATCTCACGCAATAG
- the LOC108979151 gene encoding glutamate receptor 2.7-like isoform X1, which translates to MPYPAWLLFPVVLFFLLIVSDGNETETKTKVTGIGMIIDPNTRIGKEEKVAMEIAAHNYNNHSKTHKVSLSQLSVTSAAAEEMIIRETKKFGVIIGIHTWQEAARVAIVGGQAHVPVISFAAPAINPPLMPLRWPFLIQMAKNGSQQIKCIADIVHAYNWKRIIAIYEDDAYGSDSGMFALLSEALQNVGSEIEYRLVLPPLSSVSDPRSVVHEELIKLMKTQSRVFVVLHSSLDMATYLFREAKKMGLVGEESAWIISDSITSLLDSVNNSVISSMEGALGIKAYYPEIGNSEYQDFKGQFRKKFRAEYLEEDNFDPGIYALRAYDSIKMVTQAIERMTSNTHSPKKILDYLLSSKFSGLSGKIHFEEGQLSDTPTLRIVNVVGKKYKEIDFWRPEFGFSMQSPFLNDTANSNLSGPVIWPGNLKRTPKGWDMPTDAKPLKIGVPGRTTFEKFVKVDYNKKPNDKKYAVGFCIEIFSKVIELLEYNLTYKFEAFNGTYNELVQCVSNKTYDAIIGDVTILADRFQSVDFTLPYAESGLAMIVPEKTDSSPLMFAKPFTWEMWVVTGAILMYTMVIVWILERQYNSDFNGSWKDQICTALWFTFSSIFFAHRERIHNNYTRLVIVVWLFIVLILTSSYTASLSSMLTVKKLRPNVTDIEWLRKNNMKVGCDGDSFVRKYMENVLLFKPENIVNVTSEYSYPGQFESNNISAAFLELPYEKVFLKHFCKGYTATIRNTRFGGLGFVFQKGSPIARDFSEAILKLSENGDLRSLEDEWLIPSGECSTNTTASSRPESLNLQNFWVLYVTSFATSTICLLLSLIRTPESRQQPQDAFEGNATPGRNESVWKKVSSRIRKSYADRNPGRPPALAGILVTKEGTSDVNEGSSREEVLISNSNLTQ; encoded by the exons ATGCCCTATCCTGCATGGTTGCTCTTCCCTGTAGTACTGTTCTTTCTTCTTATCGTCTCCGATGGAAATGAAACCGAAACCAAAACCAAAGTTACGGGTATCGGTATGATCATTGATCCTAATACCCGTATTGGGAAGGAAGAGAAAGTCGCCATGGAAATTGCAGCTCACAACTACAACAACCATTCAAAGACTCACAAAGTCTCTCTTTCCCAGCTTAGTGTCACTTCTGCCGCCG CCGAAGAGATGATAATTAGAGAGACCAAAAAGTTTGGAGTGATTATTGGCATACACACATGGCAGGAAGCAGCTCGTGTTGCAATTGTTGGAGGGCAAGCTCATGTTCCGGTCATTTCGTTTGCAGCACCAGCCATCAACCCACCTCTAATGCCGCTTCGTTGGCCTTTCTTGATACAGATGGCTAAAAATGGTTCTCAACAGATAAAATGCATTGCAGATATTGTTCATGCCTACAATTGGAAAAGGATCATTGCGATTTATGAAGATGATGCCTATGGCAGTGACTCCGGCATGTTTGCACTTCTATCCGAGGCTCTTCAAAATGTTGGTTCGGAGATTGAGTACCGTTTGGTTCTCCCACCACTATCTTCTGTGTCTGATCCGAGGAGTGTTGTCCATGAAGAGCTGATTAAGCTAATGAAAACCCAATCTCGTGTCTTTGTGGTCCTTCATTCATCACTAGATATGGCAACTTATTTGTTCAGAGAAGCTAAGAAGATGGGACTTGTTGGGGAAGAATCAGCTTGGATAATTTCAGACAGCATTACAAGCTTGCTGGACTCTGTCAATAACTCCGTTATTTCATCTATGGAAGGTGCATTAGGAATTAAGGCTTACTATCCCGAGATAGGCAATTCTGAGTATCAAGACTTCAAAGGCCAATTCCGGAAAAAATTCAGAGCTGAATATCTAGAGGAAGATAACTTCGACCCTGGAATTTATGCTCTGCGAGCATATGATAGCATTAAAATGGTTACACAAGCGATAGAGAGAATGACTAGCAACACTCATagtccaaaaaaaattttagactaTCTATTATCAAGTAAATTCTCTGGTTTAAGTGGCAAAATACATTTCGAAGAAGGCCAGCTCTCAGACACTCCTACTCTGAGAATTGTAAACGTGGTTGGAAAGAAATACAAAGAAATAGATTTCTGGAGACCAGAGTTTGGTTTTTCCATGCAGAGCCCGTTTCTCAATGATACTGCAAATTCTAATTTGTCCGGTCCAGTAATTTGGCCAGGGAACTTAAAGCGGACTCCAAAAGGTTGGGACATGCCTACTGATGCAAAGCCCCTTAAAATTGGGGTTCCAGGTAGAACAACGTTTGAGAAGTTTGTGAAGGTTGACTATAATAAGAAACCGAATGACAAAAAATATGCAGTTGGTTTCTGCATTGAAATATTCTCGAAGGTGATTGAGCTTCTAGAGTATAATCTGACATACAAATTCGAGGCATTCAATGGCACCTACAATGAGCTGGTTCAATGTGTCTCTAATAAG ACTTACGATGCTATCATTGGTGATGTGACCATACTTGCCGATCGGTTTCAATCTGTAGATTTTACTCTTCCATATGCTGAGTCAGGTTTGGCTATGATAGTTCCAGAAAAAACTGATAGCTCACCATTGATGTTTGCTAAGCCTTTCACCTGGGAAATGTGGGTGGTCACCGGTGCCATCTTGATGTACACTATGGTCATAGTTTGGATCCTGGAGCGTCAATACAATTCAGATTTTAATGGCTCTTGGAAGGATCAGATTTGCACTGCACTTTGGTTTaccttttcttctattttctttgctCATC GTGAAAGGATCCACAACAATTACACACGCTTGGTTATTGTAGTCTGGCTCTTTATCGTGTTGATCCTAACCTCGAGCTACACTGCTAGTCTGTCTTCAATGCTCACTGTGAAAAAACTGCGACCAAACGTTACGGACATTGAGTGGTTGAGAAAGAACAACATGAAAGTTGGTTGCGATGGCGATTCTTTTGTAAGGAAATACATGGAGAACGTGCTTCTTTTCAAACCAGAGAATATCGTGAACGTTACCAGTGAATACAGCTACCCAGGCCAATTCGAAAGCAACAATATATCTGCTGCCTTTCTTGAACTCCCGTATGAGAAAGTTTTCCTCAAACACTTTTGCAAAGGATACACAGCCACCATACGTAACACCAGATTTGGAGGATTGGGCTTT GTCTTCCAGAAAGGCTCGCCAATTGCCAGGGATTTTTCTGAAGCTATTCTAAAACTGTCGGAGAATGGAGATTTAAGGTCACTGGAAGATGAATGGTTAATTCCCTCAGGTGAGTGTTCAACCAACACAACAGCTTCCAGCAGACCTGAAAGCCTGAACCTCCAGAACTTTTGGGTTCTCTATGTAACATCTTTTGCCACCTCTACCATTTGTCTTCTACTATCCTTAATTCGCACACCAGAAAGTCGTCAGCAACCTCAAGATGCTTTCGAAGGAAATGCAACTCCAGGCCGCAACGAAAGCGTTTGGAAGAAAGTTTCTAGTCGCATAAGAAAGTCTTATGCAGATAGAAATCCTGGAAGACCCCCAGCTCTGGCAGGCATATTAGTTACAAAAGAAGGCACATCGGATGTAAATGAAGGTTCTTCGAGGGAGGAAGTCCTCATCAGCAACTCGAATCTCACGCAATAG